The region cgaagatatgcattgagtcttcgttcctcattaagctgactggtgagctctagcactttcttcctttctaccttgaactgagcttcgaaagtatctctctcttcCCTCAACTGagtccaggatcttttcaattcctcaacatcagtaggcatatctggataagggATGATCTGGGAAGTAactccttcgacctctgattcaacaatcaatggcccgactgcaagatatggcatgacaagctcgcgagctctggcgcgcacccatctgagataaggctccataggaatagaatttttctttcctaaattgcttcttttcaccatgccccaagctcgtacaaacttttggcggagaccttgagagtcattgtcgtagtcaaacactgtaccttgaataatcatttcatgtggaccatctcttcgagcatgcccaaactgacgtagggctaaggcaggattataagtaatacctcctcttatccccatgagtggtacattagggaattctccacaacggtcgatgatgataacattttctctgaggttagaacaccaccggatgtctgaatgggagagtgccattatcctttgggaccatttcagattttgatcattcttcaagattgattgaggaaggtgcgaaataaaccacctagacaacaaaggtacgcagcacatgagagtcccttgcttcttcatagtgcgagtgtgaagggaatgcaagacatctccaagcaaggtaggcacagggttatgagtgaggaatatcttaatagcattcacatctatgaattggtccggattagggaatagcaccaaaccatagattagcaatgctagaacatcttcaaaagcatggacattcataacttttaggaattctcgggccttacttatcagaaatttggcaagtaaacctttaattccacttcttgttacccaattagtttcaatgtcggactttgtcatgcgtaaagctgcggcaacttcttcggcctttggcatcttttctaaaccgctGAAGGGTACTTGATCgaggataggtatcccaagcggcttggaaaactcttccaatgtgggtaccaactgataatctgggaaagtgaagcaatgatgcttaggatcgaagaactggaataggactctcatcatatcttctttgaaaccagtggtaactaagttgagaagatgaccatgtttcttgttgaactgagcatgatcggggagttctgacaccaaatccttaagttgaggagagattgctacaagattgatccggatagtcttcctggaagccataacctgttcaacagagcaaagctaaattcctaagtccttgaaatggttagtatgatgatgttatgatgttatgatgttatgatgttatgcaagcacaagcatgtcacacaacaattattcctaggttttaaggcttgcatgagttccataggtaagtaccctccccactgaagtttggttggttcaacctgtcctagaatagtaaccgggttctagaaggatctcagatcatcgacctttctttaggtccacttcagtgcaacaccaagtggttgaccgaagcttccctaaagtccaatctcaaagagtgtagtatcgagtatcaaccaacctcagtcggaaccgaagccagttatctcactactttctaatggctaggatgagtcaattagggttctaaaggtctggttaatgctttgatgacaccacgcggaagccaaatttttcctcaaataacatgaggaccatcaggacaaccaaaggGTCACATTAACTGTAgctatcattttgaccattccagtatacgccggatagtcgcgatgatctattgctacttacctaaggtacactagatccgggtgtaggatctttcactcaaagcccccttaaaagaaggaataataaaacataaatgatttttttttttagatggacctctctttgtattagtccccagtagagtcgccagttctgtcatacggtgaactgacttttattggatttttaatcgcaatgtcgcggatagcaagagtcgccaccgacttttcttttatcccataaggaaaggcggaaaagaacaggaaagaccttaatttagattcttaggctcgggaggtactttatacaaagggaaggggtaagcaccctttgtatccatggttatccatgggctcttaattgctcaatcatttatgttttttttagtctgaaaaaggtggttgaaaaatgtaaaaaaaaaaaaggttttgaaaatgagagtttaactttgtaatgattcttgcatgaatgtatacaaagtgattatctcgtttaattttgaaaatggtttagaaaaatataacttggcaatgatcctagtacggatgtatgctaagtggtgattttctaaaaaggatgtttgaaatgtgtgaggtgtgaaaaacatttttttgttatgaatgagcaattaaggttatacctgtccgaggtctttccgggcatttcctatccttatgagggtaaaactatccttactattgagaagtaagtagttttatcctggggatgtagaagggtcatcgtagggtcatcgataggtcattgaaggcaacagttgtgaggataccttagcattcgaagggactatcatcatttaaccgtaggctgcaccgaagggtcatcgagggacaaaatcgtattttcgaaggcaacatccgagggactatgatttattttatgatgatttaatcgaagggccattgctaagtgtatccccacattcgcgggacatgaccgtaatatcgcaattgtggggtaataaagagaggtccgatatcatttatttaaagtccatgttttaagttcattaggtaattatggtgataccgccttaaatcgatacattaaaatcaacacattaaggatcactatattaaaattaattaggcaatcaatatgaatcttcacattaaagtgaaacaatttagaatccatctccatgaaagcttcccatgcataaagcggagtacctagccggctatttcttcggaagtatgctagcctttacaccatgaacacacggattaaagcatcgagataaaatataatgggaaattgcaccataagataaatataacagccaggaatttaagccaaataatgcaggattatcatcaggtaaacatgaaatgggcagcaaaagggcaaagcagcccctggcctggtcgcctctgcttcgcctagcgaaggctcgctgcgggctcgcctagcgaggagctagcgagcggccacgggtttgaaatttgagaacattaggacctcaacctgcagcatggcttatggcatccaacacataattatatggttcagtttcacaatattcaagcacatttaaattctcatgcaaaactccaaaatatttatgaattcaattataatatcctccacgaattaagaacatgaagtgataccatatgccaaatgagagtacaaaacgatatcatatgcaaattaagacactaaagtGGTACCACATGCCAAAATAGGGACACAAAGTGATAATCATGTGTAGATTAAGACCCTAAAGtgatatcatatgccaattaagaaactacagcgataatagtgaggcaaacctgtttgcaaatcgagttgcaaccttgaattggcgagccggattgagttgggcaacggtagcttcggagcgggtaagcggccttcagggtttccgccttctgaactctttggatcggcagggtttctgtgtttctccctctggatgcgtgtttccgtccgtcttcgtccgtctctatctgttctttttcgtggcagaggagcatgtatttatagtagtggtaatggtgacctaatgggctcaaaatgaggtccaaaaatctcaaactttcgcaaacttcgctaggcgaaggaattgctcgcctagcgagcaaactaggtctgggctttttcctggatccaacgcttcgctgggcgagtggcatgatgcaatgttcgctaggcgaaggagctgctcgcctagcgagccagctgttttgggccgcttgtggattgggcctgttgtgagtgggcttttgtccatttgataccagtgccttgcagaacaagtcagagggtcttggaaaatgtttggtaatgccaacgggcaaattttggggtatgacatacGTCAACGCTCACCGGGCccgagaacaagaggacgcaggcaAAATTGAgcatatttattttattttcctttcttttcgcttttctttaaaacattggggacaatgtttcacTTAAGTATGGGGGGGGGGGGAACTTTGTTTCCGTTATGATTATTTCTTTTCCAACattcctctttcaagtatgttatcttccctttcattgttatttcccttatctaaatataaaaaaaaaataataaatataatatatttattttaagtcgAGTCCCTAGTGTGAGAATTTTGTATTATCTtttcccctcaattttcttgagccataacaaaaaaaaaattaacacttaacacactcaataagtataaatgttgcttattttatcaaacttgagtaaAATAAAGACgaaaattattaccgccccaacgctCTAAAAACCTTAACATGCTAGATCAGgaaaagtacctattataccaatcccttgaacttttagttttatagtaaccccgagtagtttatacgagaagtcggtaccatcttaatagcaaactacgtggagagccgatgaatataagtgaatgattcccaaaacaacataaaaaaaatatataaggaaatgcactaattaagttagatgatccttacccgatcatttaatccaaaggttgcggaccctacaaaaacattgtatgaacgatccactgtgagttggttcagcggtttctggtgctgaacttggtagggcggactacggtccgatcccccgcaatttacaatggactaaataacgaagttatccaacttatgtaccagaacttccagctaaaaagggaatcagaatcgctaaccggttactccactatgtgcgcgaaaagataaagggcttaatgtgatttcgctagaatgaaaacgggtgaaataagagtaaaagaactaggaTAACTATAATAGCgtgactcgaactggtttgcataaggtggggttatctgaggttgtaacggtagttgttgatgttaagaTTAAGCTCAAGTTATTTTtaaacgagatttacttgcaacctactactaattgatgtgtgtttggaaatttcatctggctagTATTTTAAACCGATTTCTACATTGaatcttgcttgaggacaagcaaaagtctaagtatgggggagtttgataacatgaaataatatcacatttttggactcgatttaattaaattatattattatttgattcgatttatttcatattattcgatattacttggtattttccttctatttatttcaggtaacacTATTTGAAACATACgtgaaaaaagaaagaaaatgaggtgcaaaaagaggatgaaaagcaatccactaaagcccagcccacaactacaAGGAGAGGCGCTGTGATGCTGTGACGAtcgccacacaaggtgtgacgagcgtcacgccctcctgctaagtgttacgagcgccacacaaggtgtgacgagcgtcacacccccattcctatatttttggctttgacgcgtaacagaagcacgttcaCCTATTCTCCCGCTTGACTCGTTGAAACGTGAGGAAACCTACTGAAGGGACTTTGGAAGAAACGGTTATTTTTAGATGGATATAAATAGGACCAATGATGGAACCCTGGAGctctctctcaattttccagttttcggcacCGTGCATTATTTTTTCCTGCTTTTTAATTTTCCAGCACTCTACTTTcttagcaatttttatttccttttcttttctagttaatttccaaagcattgaatttattttctttcacactagtttctacaccggaaactattgtgtagtttttactggatctaaccttacgttagatcatagtattttattccttcgcctttattttactgtctgatcgaagattgtgaagaacaaatccaaccagtttgtggtggagtgttcaagcatcggAGCTAGGGAAcaatcaagatttctattaatattacaagttcattaatttattgttttaatttatatatgctctgtactgctgtttatctatactgtttgtctgacatggctgtatttaagcataattattgtttaggcttgtttagcatgtccggctaaataaacttagatatcggtatgtaaagtaagcggaataaaggaatcaaaactaagttggtttaaatttatttaaagatatagtcactctttttatggtctcaatttacaaggttaataccaaagtttttgtacgagagtaaaatacgtaaagaagttaaaatcaatagaacgacggtttgagcttttaactggacagtgtaaattggacattaactttaaatcagggcgaaagcaatttttagagttaattaaattctaatcattttcaaaaagtatttttaaaggttaaatgtgaggacgagagttaagcatttaagtttaatcatataatctaagtcaacagagtgagagtttgagacgagggtgtttaaacggttagtattttaataaaagagtttctatagattctattgttttcaaaaagtgattttagttttaactaaatagtgagagcgtacgttaaggtaaaatcatagtctattcaacagagcgagagtttgagaaaagatttttaatcaatagtgtctaatGAAAGGAtatattttaaaactaagaaaccaacgaagatttgattccttaatcacgacgaactacataccgatatccgcttatttgatatttaatctagacCCAATTTTAGTCTTACTATTtcccctaatcatcaaagtatcatccgccttagctttacgaagtaaccctagaaaaacagtatatcgattcattaagtccctgtgggatcgatatcttttattactacgcgattagactgtgcacttgcagttaataccccaatagactcataaagtcgcgatcatcCCCCTGAATGTATTAGGGACATGTAATTACATTTTCTCCTTCAAAAATTTCGAATCCTAAAATTAATAGCAAAAAACCATATAAATAGCAGTTGGCGTGTGTCAAGAAAGCGCAACACCACGATGTTATCGCACCCACAGTGGGAATATCCTGAATGCGAGAAAAATAATGGCAAAATCCTTTATTTTCTTcccttttcttcattttttcaCAAAAACTCATCTTTCCCCCTCTTGGTTATTTTTGCTCACTTCTTTACATTTTGGCATGACTTTTGCTCATTATTCCACCGATTTTATCCAAAATTGCTCGTAAATATTACGCAATGATTGAGTGCCATCACGTATTCTCTGCATTTCCTTATTCAATCTGAATACCTCTAAGATCATCTTCACTTACTTCTGGATGATGAGCATTCATCGGCTCCGACGGTTTACCTATTACCATGTTCATGCAAGAAACATTGGTATTATTGATAAGAAACTCATTGTTTGTCTTAGACCTTTCTCCGATTAAAGGGGAATGTGGAACTTCCTCTTCTTCGTCTTTGACTTTCTTGATGCTTCGCTCCCTCAAATCATCTTCTTGAGCTTGGTTTTCATGGTTTGCAATCGCAAACCCTAAAGTTCATGCATAACCCCTAGGAGAGCATTTCACAAATTATTATTTTATCAAAAgaacataatttttaaaaataatttatgttTAGAATCGATAAGTAAATTAACTAAAAATCTATTTAATTTAGAATAAAAATATCTATCCTAATTTTAAATAGAATCAATTTATATacttaattaaaattaattttaaaaaaacaaataaacattatAATCAATTTTACGCTTCAATGTATTATCCCCTCTTCTAAGATAGAAATGATATAAAACGCACTTATGTACATATAACTTTTAGTTGACTACATAGCATTTGTTTTCATTTATAGTTGTTTATCACATTAAAGTTCAAATTTTTGTTTCCcaaaaatgaaaattcaaatttcatctccaaaattattaaataaaaaattatacCAAAGTTTGAATAATGGGTTCAGGAGCTGAAGAGCGTAACTAAATACCAGTATAAAAAATAAGTTCAACTTAGTAGCCGTTCATAAAGCAACGCAACCCTTCATTTCATCTAATCTTCCCCTTTTCAAATTTAAATTCCCctctcaaaaaaaaaaaaaaattttcGAATAGAAAAATCCCTTTTCGACCACCTTTGATCAAATTCTCCGATCAGGATCAAGTATGCTTTAACCTTAATTTTCTGTTTTCTCTTTTCATTTTCGTTGTCTGTTACAATACGAGAGTACGAGactgatgattgttgttgttttCGTTTTTGTTTTTCAGTTCTAAGCTAATTAGGGTTTTTCAGCAGAGTTCGCAGTTAGGTAGAAAATCATGTCAATGACGCCAGATCAGTCTAAGAAAGTTGGATTGGGGATGATGGCAGCTTCTCCGACTCCATTTTTGACACCGAGACCTGAGCGACGACGACCGGATTCAAAAGGTTCTGATCGGAACTCTCACCGACAGGATAAGGATAGAGAGACTAATGTGCAGGTTTTGCTTCGATGCAGGTCCATTTTCTACTTGAATTTCACTCCAGCGTTTTGTTTTTACATTTCCATAATTATCAAACTTGGTTTGCGATAGTGTAATCGTGTAACTTGGTTCGAGCTACTGTAATTGTGTAACTTGGTTTGGGATAGTGTAATCGTGTAACTTGGTTCGAGCTACTGTAATTGTGTAACTTGGTTCAAGCTACTGTTCTTGTGTAACTTGGTTTGAGCTACTGTTCTTGTGTAACTTGGTTTGAGCTTGctttgttttttgttttgttttatatTTTATGATTTATACTAATTTGAAACTTTGTGTGTGATAGGGGTATAGTTTGTACAAATTTTATTGAGTTGATTGTTGGttatttttggaaaatttcaATAATTAACACTTGAAATTTTAATTTTCTAATTTTAGGCCATTAAGCGATGAAGAACAAAAGAGTAATGTTCCTAAGGTTGTGTCGTGTAATGAAAACAAAAAGGAAGTGACTGTAATGCAGAATATAGCTAACAAGCAGGTAGATCGAGTTTTCAATTTCGACAAGGTATGCTTGCTTAAACCTCTGTTTCTATTATCTTTTTTTCAACACTATGATCAATCTACCTACTAGTTACCATATAATTTAATATTTGATTTAAGAATACTTTCTTTTAatttgattggtaaggtttttGGACCTAAAGCACAACAGAGGTCGATATACGACCAAGCCATTTCCCCAATTGTCAACGAAGTTCTCGATGGTTTCAACTGCACCGTCTTTGCTTATGGACAGACTGGGACTGGTAAAACTTATACAATGGAGGGTGGGATGAGAAATAAGGTATGTGTTTTGTCACTCAACCTGCATTCCCTTCCAAAGTTTGTATGATGTTATATCACTGATTTTTTTCCGATCTTTATAATGCTGTGATTTATATACAGGGTGGTGACTTAACTGCTGAGGCTGGTGTTATTCCGAGGGCAGTTCGTCAaatttttgatattttggaagCACAGAAAGCTGACTACAGCATGAAAGTAACATTCCTTGAGCTATATAATGAAGAAATAACCGATCTATTGTCCCCAGAAGACAATTCTAGTAGGCCTATTGAAGAAAGAATCAAGAAACCTGTAGCCCTTATGGAAGATGGAAAAGGTTGCGTGATGTTAAGAGGCCTTGAAGAAGAGTCAGTATATAGTGTAAACGAAATTTATACTCTGTTGGAGCGAGGGGCATCAAAGAGGCGCACTGCAGAGACATTGCTTAACAAGAGAAGCAGGTAGCTTAGTCGCATTTTAATTTTGTTGTTGGAATTTATGTTAGTTGAAGCTATTTACATGAATGCATTTTGGTGCAGCCGTTCCCATTCAGTGTTCACCATTACTGTCTATGTGAAAGAAACTGTAATTGGAGATGAGGAGTTGATTAAGTGTGGCAAGCTTAATCTTGTTGATTTGGCTGGATCGGAAAATATATTGCGCTCCGGAGCACGTGAGGTAAAAGAAAAATTTATGATTTACTACTTTTGATAATTATTTGTGTCAGGTAATTTGTCTAGAAAAAGTTATAGTTAACTATTTTAAGAAGTAAGAGTCATCATTACATACTTAGGCCCAATTTGGATTAACTTTTGGCATATAGGAGATTTTCAACTAAAAAGTTAAGTTTTGGAACTAGTATTAACCTGTGCTAGAAATTTTTGTCTAAAAAATTCAGATTTTGCCAGACTTTCTAATATTTTATTTCCTCTTATTTATAAGAAGTTGTATGCTTGATGTTAATTCAGGGCAATCTGATGTTAGAAAGTGACATAACTTGGTTTTCACCCGATTTTGGTTCTTTGTTTGTCTCGACTATATGTGAATTAAATGGTTCCGTTTGATCTTGCATTAAGTTTGCAACAATATGATTACAGGGCCGTGCTAGAGAAGCAGGGGAGATAAACAAGAGCTTACTCACCCTGGGGCGTGTGATAAATGCCCTTGTAGAACATTCTGCCCATGTGCCTTACAGGTTTATATTAACATGGTTTTCAATTGTTATTAGTTATTATTAAAACATTTACGTAATATGCATGCCACTTGGTTGTTCGTTATTTCAGAGACAGTAAGCTTACAAGGATTTTGCGAGACTCCTTAGGAGGGAAAACTAAAACATGCATAATTGCTACTATTAGCCCATCTGCTTATTGCTTGGAAGAAACACTAAGTACCCTAGATTATGCTAGTAGAGCAAAAAGCATAAAGAATAAGCCTGAGGTTTCTTACCACTGCTATAACCCCTTAGATAATGTTATAAAAGAAATATTTTCTTTATGCTGAGAGAAAGCTAATGTTTTTTTAATAGGCAAACCAAAAAGTTTCCAAGGCTGTTTTATTGAAGGACTTGTACATTGAGATTGAGAGAATGAAAGAAGGTATAGTACACTCACCATTATTTGATGTTTAGGAACGAAGGGGAGATCCTTGTATCATATGTTTGTTCATGTGAATATTGATTGCAGATGTTCGGGCAGCAAGGGAAAAGAATGGTGTATATATTTCCCATGAAAGATTTGCCATGGAAGAAGCTGAAAAGAAGGtcctttatttatttattttttgtatcTGCATATCTACATTCCATAACAATAATACTATTAGGAAAATTTACAAGGATCGTTGCACATCCGGGGATAGCAAAACCTCTACTTGAATACTTCTCAATAATTCTCAATGATTTGAATCTTTTCTTGACGGGAATGTTTATAAAGTAGTTTCATACTAAAGTTCCGTATTTAGATGCATGTTCTATTCTATCTTTCTTGGTTCTTATTTCAATTTTCCCTAGCTTAATTTGCATTATATCAATCCTTTGTGCAGGAAAGAAATGAGAAGATAGAGCAATTAGAGAATGACCTCAACCTTAGTCAGAAAGTATTCCCCAAGTCTTTGGTTGAGATTTCTTCCTATTGTGTATAGGAACTTCATTGATAAATGATTTCTTCCCATTAATTTGCAGCAAGTGGAGAAATTCCGGGAGCTCTATTTGACTGAGCAAGAACAGAAACTGGATTTAGAAAACGAGCTTATGGATTGCAAGGTGTGTGAATGGCTATTTTTTTGCTCCATAATTTATTGATTAAAAACGTATCTTATCAGATTAAATTACTCTTTAGGTGAATTTGGAAAATACCAGCAACAACTTGCATAATCTTCAAGAGAATTACAAGCTAGTTGTTTCAAAGTTGAAGGAGAAGGAGTGCATCATTTCCAAGCTACTGAAATCAGGTAAATCAATTGATGATATGCTACAAAGATTTATTCTGTGTTTGTTCAATTCACTATATTTTATTTGCTTTATCTTGCTTGTGAACAGAAAATTCCTTGATTGAGCGTGCAAAGGAAATGTCTATGGATCTTCAAAATGCAGTAGATGATATTAACTTACTGTCCTCAAAGTTGGGTATGATTATTTATCTCTTGATTTTGCGACAATAATTTTTTTGTTCCTAATTTTGTTGCCCTTTCGTTAGAAAGTATGTTTAATGGGATGTGAAAAATGAGTGTTGAGCTTTTCTTAACATGGTGTTATTTGTTATATATTTATAA is a window of Lathyrus oleraceus cultivar Zhongwan6 chromosome 6, CAAS_Psat_ZW6_1.0, whole genome shotgun sequence DNA encoding:
- the LOC127098576 gene encoding kinesin-like protein KIN-5B, yielding MSMTPDQSKKVGLGMMAASPTPFLTPRPERRRPDSKGSDRNSHRQDKDRETNVQVLLRCRPLSDEEQKSNVPKVVSCNENKKEVTVMQNIANKQVDRVFNFDKVFGPKAQQRSIYDQAISPIVNEVLDGFNCTVFAYGQTGTGKTYTMEGGMRNKGGDLTAEAGVIPRAVRQIFDILEAQKADYSMKVTFLELYNEEITDLLSPEDNSSRPIEERIKKPVALMEDGKGCVMLRGLEEESVYSVNEIYTLLERGASKRRTAETLLNKRSSRSHSVFTITVYVKETVIGDEELIKCGKLNLVDLAGSENILRSGAREGRAREAGEINKSLLTLGRVINALVEHSAHVPYRDSKLTRILRDSLGGKTKTCIIATISPSAYCLEETLSTLDYASRAKSIKNKPEANQKVSKAVLLKDLYIEIERMKEDVRAAREKNGVYISHERFAMEEAEKKERNEKIEQLENDLNLSQKQVEKFRELYLTEQEQKLDLENELMDCKVNLENTSNNLHNLQENYKLVVSKLKEKECIISKLLKSENSLIERAKEMSMDLQNAVDDINLLSSKLEHKERMEAENQKIIENFASLLNGSLKDLHATIIGSISQQQKQLKCMEDHVCSHLASKNDAAQALESRIKKMTEIYTSGVGTLKELANTLHTKASSDMEQIQDKVSSQTLAVENFLATAVLEANDVIDNIHDSLDEQKQLVAFSVKQQEEGLQQSTTLAHAVSEATVKFFDDINMHSLRVMKIVEETQNERSHQLTNFEMKFKEEAVRDEGEALEKISAILANLTSKRTVMVSEASRNMKDTNVQQSKRLQLEMLNMQQVSKDATKEVNEYVENANSQFVKQIFSVNNFKATMEDCLLDCSNTVDCSRKQWESAHLSFSNFHKNNLAEIESTVKKNISTNHALDQKFVAASLSMDSDYEAGTLNLLENVNGALMLDHENKKEIDSMTTQWLKQLHSLQDKHGGDISDIHGQAEKSLVKDYLVDKHTSSTSHKKIVSVPSLASIEEMRTQISEDNSTENRLKWVHSESKIPRPAENRAPFAEVN